A region from the uncultured Sunxiuqinia sp. genome encodes:
- a CDS encoding LytTR family DNA-binding domain-containing protein: MKSKNLYLIALLFVFLSGCIVFSFYPPYTDDDLYANDLLLGEWLDSDSSVWQFEFNYKGEHKAENLDSTAYILRIKEDDKLSKKSFLVHLIKLDGYYFLDFYLDDYFDKDPDLFDWHALPVHSFAKLELENGEAKINWFDPEWLEDLIEQNRIRIHHENNGENKLLYVEAMDDYIRLILTTQTLTVYDRLAAFLEKLPSTGFCQIHKSYLVALKHIEGNRLKIADTFLPVSKRFKARLIEHLNT, encoded by the coding sequence ATGAAATCAAAAAACTTATATCTGATTGCATTACTTTTTGTATTTTTATCCGGGTGTATTGTTTTCTCATTCTATCCGCCGTACACAGATGATGATCTCTATGCAAATGATTTGCTACTTGGAGAATGGTTAGACTCGGACTCTTCCGTCTGGCAATTTGAGTTTAACTACAAAGGAGAACATAAAGCAGAAAACCTGGATAGCACAGCCTATATTCTTCGAATCAAAGAAGATGATAAACTATCAAAAAAATCTTTTCTGGTGCATTTAATCAAATTAGATGGCTATTATTTTCTCGATTTCTACCTGGATGATTATTTCGACAAAGATCCCGATCTCTTCGATTGGCATGCTCTGCCGGTTCATAGTTTTGCTAAACTGGAACTGGAAAACGGTGAAGCCAAAATTAATTGGTTTGATCCGGAATGGTTGGAAGATTTAATCGAACAAAATCGAATTCGCATTCATCATGAAAATAATGGCGAGAATAAATTGCTCTATGTTGAAGCCATGGACGATTACATCCGGCTCATTTTAACCACCCAAACACTGACCGTTTACGACCGGCTGGCTGCCTTTTTAGAAAAACTTCCTTCAACCGGATTTTGTCAAATTCATAAATCATACTTGGTTGCCCTCAAGCACATTGAAGGCAATCGATTAAAAATTGCCGACACTTTTCTGCCCGTGAGCAAACGTTTTAAAGCCAGATTGATTGAGCACCTGAATACTTAA
- a CDS encoding aminotransferase class V-fold PLP-dependent enzyme translates to MTQLEKYFKPFRENIIGIDQTFSSPFGEPKILYADWIASGRLYGPIEQKMLEQFGPFVANTHTETSETGALMTKAYQLSHRIIKEHVNAGPNDVIITAGFGMTTVINKFQRILGLKNGKVPGSKNIEETEKPVVFITHMEHHSNHTSWYETIADVVIIEPDENLQVSTENLRKKLEEYKGRTFKIGAFTACSNVTGIRTPYAEMAKIMHEFGGVAFIDFAASAPYETIDMHPKDAMMKLDAVLFSPHKFLGGPGSSGVLVFDKSMYRNPVPDHPGGGTVDWTNPWGKYKYVDNIEVREDGGTPGFLQSIKTALCFQLKDQMGVENIMQREVELLTLAFDGLDSIPDVKILANEERDRLGVISFYVQGIHYNLLVQLLNDKYGIQVRGGCACAGTYGHFLLEVTAERSDAITDKINHGDMSEKPGWVRWSLHPTMTNAEVELFIAALKDIISNISDYSKNYKPVPRTNTFSHKDEKDYHLKVAEWFEL, encoded by the coding sequence ATGACCCAACTCGAAAAATATTTTAAACCCTTTCGTGAAAACATTATTGGTATCGATCAAACTTTCTCCAGCCCTTTTGGAGAACCGAAAATATTGTATGCCGACTGGATTGCCAGCGGACGATTATATGGACCAATAGAGCAGAAAATGTTGGAGCAGTTTGGCCCTTTTGTAGCCAATACGCACACCGAAACCAGCGAAACGGGAGCCCTAATGACGAAGGCTTATCAGCTGTCGCACAGAATTATAAAAGAGCATGTGAATGCCGGTCCCAATGATGTCATCATTACTGCAGGATTTGGCATGACAACGGTGATTAATAAATTTCAGCGAATTCTCGGGTTGAAAAATGGTAAAGTTCCGGGAAGTAAAAATATTGAGGAAACTGAAAAGCCGGTTGTTTTTATCACGCATATGGAGCATCATTCGAACCACACAAGCTGGTACGAAACCATTGCTGATGTAGTTATTATTGAGCCGGATGAAAATTTGCAGGTTAGCACAGAAAATCTTCGTAAAAAGCTGGAGGAATATAAAGGCCGCACGTTCAAAATTGGAGCATTTACAGCTTGTTCGAATGTTACAGGAATTCGGACACCTTATGCTGAGATGGCTAAAATTATGCACGAGTTCGGCGGAGTCGCTTTTATTGATTTTGCGGCTTCGGCTCCGTACGAAACAATTGACATGCACCCGAAAGATGCAATGATGAAACTAGACGCTGTTTTGTTTTCGCCCCACAAGTTTTTGGGAGGCCCGGGCTCGTCAGGAGTGCTGGTTTTCGATAAGTCGATGTATAGAAATCCCGTCCCTGATCATCCGGGCGGAGGAACGGTGGATTGGACTAACCCATGGGGGAAATACAAATATGTCGATAATATTGAAGTTCGAGAAGATGGTGGAACCCCCGGCTTTTTACAATCAATAAAAACAGCTTTGTGTTTTCAATTAAAAGACCAAATGGGTGTCGAAAATATCATGCAGCGCGAAGTCGAGTTGTTGACTCTTGCTTTTGATGGTTTAGACAGCATTCCTGACGTTAAAATTCTGGCGAATGAAGAGCGCGATCGTTTAGGCGTAATTTCATTTTATGTGCAGGGTATTCATTACAACCTATTGGTGCAGTTACTAAACGATAAATACGGGATTCAGGTTCGGGGAGGTTGTGCTTGCGCCGGAACTTATGGTCACTTTTTATTGGAAGTAACAGCAGAGCGATCCGATGCGATAACCGATAAAATAAACCATGGCGATATGTCAGAAAAGCCGGGTTGGGTGCGCTGGTCGCTACATCCGACCATGACGAATGCGGAGGTCGAATTGTTTATTGCAGCGCTAAAAGATATCATCTCCAATATTTCAGATTATTCAAAAAATTACAAGCCGGTGCCTCGCACGAATACATTTAGCCATAAGGATGAAAAAGACTACCATCTGAAAGTTGCAGAATGGTTTGAACTTTAA
- the htpG gene encoding molecular chaperone HtpG has protein sequence MQKGKIGVSSDNLFPIIKKFLYSDHDIFLREIVSNAVDATQKLKTLAGRGETSASTENAKVWVSLDEDKKTITISDNGIGMTAEEIEKYINQIAFSGANEFLEKYESDANAIIGHFGLGFYSSFMVSDKVEIVTKSYKEGAQAVKWECDGSPEYSIEDTEREEVGTDIIMYVNEDSKEFLNKARLSEILNKYCKFLPIPVVFGKETEWKDGKEVETENENQINDPNPAWTKAPVDLKDEDYSAFYRKLYPMGEDPLFHIHLNVDYPFNLTGILYFPRLKNSIEVQKNKIQLYSNQVFVTDSVEGIVPEFLTLLHGVIDSPDIPLNVSRSYLQSDSNVKKISSHVTKKVADRLHQLFKDNREDFEKKWDDLKIFIEYGMLTDEKFAERAMNFFLFKNTDGKYFTFEEYEKLIKDNQTNKENNLVYLYTSNLEEQYSFVQTAKDKGYDVLILDNVLATPLLNKLEQQHSDKRFVRVDSDVVENLIQKEEEKEELSWEEKEELSPVFQAVCPADNGVNYIVDFKNLGEAGQPIVITRNEFMRRMKDMGQLQGGGINMYGNLPDSLNLVVNTAHPLVQKVLESKDKKLGKAFETIKEDLTAKKQEKDSLEKAKEGKKEEEVPAADKEKLDDLQKVIAELEQQKREKLSDFGKKNKFTKQMVDLALLANGMLKGEALDKFVRRSVELIK, from the coding sequence ATGCAAAAAGGTAAAATTGGCGTTTCCAGTGACAATTTATTCCCCATCATCAAAAAGTTCTTGTATTCTGATCACGATATCTTTCTTCGTGAAATCGTATCAAATGCAGTCGATGCTACTCAAAAATTAAAAACTCTTGCCGGACGAGGTGAAACATCTGCATCAACAGAAAATGCAAAAGTTTGGGTTAGTCTGGATGAAGACAAAAAGACAATTACCATTTCTGACAATGGAATTGGAATGACAGCCGAAGAGATTGAAAAGTATATTAACCAGATTGCTTTTTCGGGAGCCAATGAATTTCTCGAGAAATATGAAAGCGATGCCAATGCGATCATCGGGCACTTTGGATTAGGTTTCTATTCGTCGTTTATGGTTTCGGATAAGGTTGAAATTGTAACCAAATCATACAAAGAGGGTGCGCAAGCTGTAAAATGGGAATGTGACGGAAGTCCGGAGTACAGCATTGAAGATACCGAGCGTGAAGAAGTTGGTACTGATATTATCATGTATGTCAACGAAGATTCGAAAGAGTTTTTAAATAAAGCCCGACTTTCAGAAATCCTGAATAAATACTGTAAATTCTTGCCTATTCCTGTTGTTTTTGGAAAAGAAACAGAATGGAAAGATGGTAAAGAAGTTGAAACAGAAAACGAAAACCAGATTAACGATCCGAATCCAGCCTGGACAAAAGCTCCGGTTGATTTGAAAGATGAGGACTATTCGGCTTTCTATCGCAAGCTTTATCCAATGGGCGAAGATCCGTTGTTCCATATTCACTTGAATGTCGATTACCCATTCAACCTGACCGGTATTTTGTATTTCCCACGTTTGAAAAACAGCATTGAAGTTCAGAAAAATAAAATTCAGCTGTATTCGAACCAGGTTTTTGTAACTGATTCAGTTGAAGGAATTGTTCCTGAATTTTTGACATTACTACATGGTGTGATCGACTCGCCGGATATCCCATTGAACGTTTCTCGTTCGTACTTACAAAGCGATTCGAATGTGAAGAAAATTAGTAGTCACGTTACCAAAAAAGTAGCTGATCGTTTGCACCAACTGTTCAAAGACAACCGCGAGGATTTCGAGAAAAAATGGGATGACTTGAAGATTTTCATCGAATACGGAATGCTAACCGATGAAAAGTTTGCAGAACGTGCCATGAACTTCTTCCTGTTTAAAAATACCGATGGTAAATACTTTACTTTCGAAGAATACGAAAAACTAATTAAGGATAACCAAACAAATAAAGAAAACAACCTGGTTTACTTATACACCAGTAATCTGGAAGAACAATACTCGTTTGTACAAACAGCCAAAGATAAAGGCTACGATGTACTTATTCTGGATAATGTTTTGGCAACCCCACTTCTAAACAAATTGGAGCAACAACATAGCGACAAACGTTTTGTGCGAGTTGACTCGGATGTGGTTGAAAACCTGATTCAGAAAGAGGAAGAAAAAGAAGAATTGAGTTGGGAAGAAAAAGAAGAACTGAGCCCGGTATTTCAGGCGGTTTGCCCTGCGGATAATGGCGTCAATTACATTGTTGATTTTAAAAACTTAGGCGAAGCCGGCCAACCAATCGTTATCACACGTAACGAATTTATGCGCCGAATGAAAGATATGGGTCAGCTGCAAGGCGGAGGTATAAATATGTACGGCAACCTGCCCGACAGCTTAAATCTTGTTGTAAATACAGCTCATCCATTGGTACAAAAAGTATTGGAATCGAAAGATAAAAAATTAGGTAAAGCTTTTGAAACGATAAAAGAAGACTTAACTGCCAAGAAACAGGAAAAGGATTCTTTGGAAAAAGCGAAAGAAGGAAAGAAAGAAGAGGAGGTTCCTGCCGCAGACAAAGAAAAATTGGATGATCTGCAAAAAGTGATTGCGGAATTAGAACAACAAAAACGCGAAAAACTTAGTGACTTTGGTAAAAAGAATAAATTTACCAAGCAAATGGTTGACTTAGCGTTATTGGCAAATGGCATGCTAAAAGGAGAAGCACTCGATAAATTTGTACGTCGCAGTGTGGAGCTGATCAAGTAA
- a CDS encoding ATP-binding cassette domain-containing protein, protein MYEGIIETLIRLFAIITDYQDEESRSISSELVRSFLNENFNRELVELYHQHYVESVEYYHISNRDILYEENGRGEKFINKSYLSQICDDIVTQFDLSTRFMIVAQLLNFINQDGDFKLDDLKTVNLVARGLKINSKEYDNLYRFHLFSITKVRDKTCLFVVNGNEAYHDKEIKHLYRENQQVELELIRIGSINTLFFKYWGPRNMYLNGHRLTQNRLYVFPPGSILKTSRIIPIYYSSVMTRFIQEKGKPRIVLNVESIEYRFSKKNYGLHPLSFQERSGDLVGILGGSGVGKTTLLNVLNGKLKPNNGTISLNGFDLHDPENEELLKGVIGYVPQDDLLLEELTVYKNLEFNARLCFGDLNDEEIEEKIDQALQDFDLVEARDLVVGSPLKKILSGGQRKRLNIALELMREPSIFFVDEPTSGLSSADSEKVMHLLKKQCLKGKLVFANIHQPSSDIYKLFDRMIVMDKGGRVVFFGNPMDAITYFKNQASYINPDESECLSCGNVKTEQPLQIIEARMVNPFGKSIRRRKISPEDWYERYKKNVEPRVLDFMKTNPAEKEVFPKIHFKIPDWFNQLKLFIKRDFATKKSNKQYLAIALLEAPLLAIILGFFSKYSDEGKYWLANNDNLPAFLFMSVVVSLFIGLSISAEEIFKDRKILKREEFLNLSRGAYISSKILILFLISAVQIFSFVLISHFMLEIPGLTFSTWAILFSTACFANLLGLNLSAGLNSAVAIYVLIPLILVPQLLLSGVIIDFNKMHPSLSSYNRTPLIGDLMSSRWAYEALAVDQYKNNAYRKILFDEEQKKNDLGFKAFYWIPEVDKYLNSYIIFEDKNENENTQTLIPVLKNSFTDLFKENGHFNDSIHLAFEFIGTPDFNACWGDLLTQYLQESQQEYKLAYQEVSSELEAKYNRLLSRFDEKDDQLIEFRDRYTNKKMEILVRDKYSLHKTYLHNNRIYQGDEPIYRKPTQNNGIAHFYASYKLIGDWEIGTILFNIGVLWLFTFLLMVSLYFDLLHKGLTYVENWRLARQARLRDNIFYNPMAFMKGDSKKKEK, encoded by the coding sequence ATGTATGAAGGTATCATAGAAACGCTGATCAGGCTGTTTGCAATCATAACAGACTACCAGGATGAAGAATCGAGATCGATTTCTTCAGAACTGGTGCGGTCGTTTCTCAATGAAAACTTCAACCGCGAATTGGTTGAGTTATATCATCAACATTACGTTGAATCAGTTGAATACTATCACATCAGCAACCGTGATATTTTATACGAAGAAAATGGTAGAGGTGAAAAATTCATTAATAAGTCTTATCTCAGTCAAATTTGTGACGATATTGTAACTCAATTTGATTTGAGTACCCGCTTTATGATTGTCGCCCAACTGTTGAATTTCATCAATCAAGATGGAGATTTTAAGCTGGACGATCTAAAAACGGTTAATCTCGTAGCTAGAGGATTAAAAATTAATTCGAAAGAATATGATAACCTTTATCGGTTTCATTTATTTTCAATAACTAAGGTAAGAGATAAAACATGCCTCTTTGTAGTTAATGGAAATGAGGCCTATCATGATAAAGAGATTAAACATCTATATCGGGAGAATCAACAAGTAGAACTAGAGCTGATACGTATTGGAAGTATAAATACTCTTTTCTTTAAATACTGGGGGCCACGTAACATGTACCTAAACGGACATCGGCTTACTCAAAACCGGCTGTATGTTTTTCCTCCCGGATCAATATTGAAGACCTCCCGGATCATTCCGATCTATTATAGCAGTGTCATGACACGCTTTATTCAAGAAAAGGGAAAACCTCGCATTGTGCTAAATGTCGAGAGTATTGAATATCGATTCTCTAAAAAAAATTATGGATTGCACCCCTTAAGCTTTCAGGAACGATCAGGTGACCTTGTTGGTATTTTGGGAGGTAGCGGAGTTGGAAAAACCACTTTGCTAAATGTATTAAACGGGAAACTAAAGCCCAACAATGGAACCATTTCGCTAAACGGATTCGACCTGCACGATCCAGAAAATGAAGAATTACTGAAAGGAGTTATTGGATACGTCCCCCAAGATGACCTGTTGCTAGAAGAACTAACTGTATACAAAAACCTGGAATTCAATGCCCGTTTATGTTTCGGCGATCTGAATGACGAAGAAATTGAGGAAAAAATAGACCAAGCTCTTCAGGATTTCGATTTGGTTGAAGCACGCGACCTCGTAGTAGGAAGTCCTCTGAAAAAGATTCTGAGTGGCGGACAACGGAAACGATTAAACATAGCGCTTGAGCTCATGCGCGAGCCCTCTATATTTTTTGTTGATGAGCCGACCTCTGGACTTTCATCAGCCGATTCGGAAAAAGTAATGCACCTCCTGAAGAAACAATGCTTAAAAGGGAAATTGGTCTTTGCCAATATTCATCAACCATCGAGCGACATCTATAAATTGTTCGATCGCATGATTGTGATGGACAAAGGCGGCCGGGTTGTCTTTTTTGGAAACCCAATGGATGCTATTACCTATTTTAAAAATCAGGCTAGCTACATCAATCCGGATGAAAGCGAGTGCCTGAGCTGCGGAAATGTAAAAACAGAGCAACCACTACAAATTATTGAAGCTCGAATGGTTAATCCATTTGGGAAGAGTATTCGCCGTCGGAAAATATCACCGGAAGACTGGTACGAGCGTTACAAAAAGAATGTCGAACCAAGAGTACTTGATTTCATGAAAACAAATCCGGCAGAGAAAGAAGTCTTTCCAAAAATTCATTTTAAAATACCGGATTGGTTTAACCAGCTAAAATTATTCATCAAACGAGATTTCGCCACCAAAAAGTCGAATAAACAATACCTGGCAATCGCATTGCTTGAGGCTCCACTGCTTGCAATTATTTTAGGCTTTTTTTCCAAATATTCTGACGAAGGAAAATATTGGCTGGCCAATAACGACAACCTACCAGCTTTTCTGTTTATGAGTGTCGTTGTGTCTCTGTTTATTGGACTAAGTATTAGCGCCGAAGAAATTTTCAAAGACCGCAAAATTCTCAAGCGTGAAGAGTTCCTGAATTTGAGCCGGGGGGCTTATATTTCATCCAAAATACTAATCTTGTTTTTAATCTCGGCTGTTCAAATATTTTCGTTTGTACTGATCAGTCATTTCATGCTTGAAATACCGGGACTCACATTCTCCACCTGGGCAATTCTATTTTCTACTGCTTGTTTTGCAAACCTGCTGGGATTAAACCTTTCGGCAGGACTAAACTCGGCAGTTGCCATTTATGTCTTGATTCCCTTAATCCTGGTTCCTCAACTATTACTTAGTGGTGTGATTATTGATTTTAATAAGATGCATCCCTCGCTTAGCAGCTACAACCGTACGCCTTTAATTGGCGATCTTATGAGTTCACGTTGGGCTTACGAAGCACTAGCTGTAGATCAATATAAAAACAACGCCTACCGGAAAATTCTTTTTGATGAAGAACAAAAGAAAAATGACCTCGGTTTTAAAGCGTTCTATTGGATTCCTGAAGTTGATAAATACTTAAACTCTTACATCATTTTTGAGGATAAAAACGAGAATGAAAATACCCAAACATTGATCCCGGTTCTGAAAAACTCGTTTACTGATCTCTTTAAAGAGAACGGCCATTTTAACGACTCCATTCATCTGGCGTTTGAGTTTATTGGCACTCCTGACTTTAATGCTTGCTGGGGAGATCTATTGACGCAATACCTGCAGGAATCGCAGCAGGAATACAAACTAGCCTATCAGGAAGTCTCAAGCGAACTTGAAGCAAAATACAATCGTTTACTTTCGCGCTTTGATGAAAAAGACGATCAACTAATTGAGTTTAGAGATAGATATACCAATAAAAAAATGGAAATTCTGGTGCGTGACAAATACAGCCTGCACAAAACATACCTACACAACAACCGAATTTACCAAGGAGATGAACCTATTTACCGAAAACCAACACAAAATAACGGAATTGCACACTTTTATGCTTCTTACAAGCTTATTGGCGACTGGGAAATAGGAACCATCTTATTCAACATTGGTGTATTATGGCTATTTACGTTTTTGTTGATGGTTTCTCTTTACTTTGATTTATTGCACAAAGGATTAACTTATGTTGAGAACTGGAGATTGGCTCGTCAGGCAAGATTAAGAGACAACATCTTCTATAACCCAATGGCATTTATGAAAGGCGACTCGAAGAAAAAAGAGAAATAA
- a CDS encoding MBL fold metallo-hydrolase, which produces MKKTMMVLALIIFAIFVSVYQLVRCNRAFGRKPDGERLARIKNSTNYVDGKFQNPVVTNVQVDDVPYLKLIKEFFSTTGDRVPKEKIQVEPIDQSRFHHSRDSVSICWLGHSTLLIEVDGKVILIDPVFSQRVSPFSFIGTKAFPYSENYSLETLPEIDLVLISHDHYDHLDYQTIKNLKNTDVQFVTALGVGAHLEYWGISPSRITELDWWEDYQFTHEILFTAAPARHFSGRGLADRFSTLWASWIIAGSKTKLFFGADSGYYPGFIKIGEKYGPFDIAMLECGQYSQYWPFIHMMPEETLKASDDLKAKALLPIHWGKYKLSIHPWTEPVDRLLAARDNENTEIVTPRIGQVFNLNSPFPKKRWWKNEYHEN; this is translated from the coding sequence ATGAAGAAAACAATGATGGTACTTGCTCTTATTATATTTGCAATTTTTGTTTCTGTCTATCAGCTAGTTAGGTGCAATCGAGCCTTTGGTAGAAAACCGGACGGAGAGCGGTTGGCTCGTATAAAGAACTCTACGAATTATGTCGATGGGAAGTTTCAAAATCCAGTAGTGACAAATGTTCAGGTTGATGACGTTCCATATCTCAAGTTGATTAAGGAATTTTTTTCAACAACAGGAGATCGAGTTCCTAAAGAAAAAATACAGGTTGAGCCGATCGATCAATCAAGATTTCACCATTCCAGAGATAGCGTCAGCATTTGTTGGCTCGGACATTCCACACTTTTAATTGAAGTTGATGGTAAAGTGATCTTGATCGATCCTGTGTTTAGTCAACGGGTTTCGCCATTCTCGTTTATTGGTACGAAGGCATTTCCGTATTCTGAAAATTATTCGTTGGAGACTCTTCCAGAAATTGACTTGGTATTGATCTCGCACGATCATTACGATCATTTGGATTATCAAACAATTAAAAATCTAAAGAATACTGATGTTCAGTTTGTAACTGCTTTGGGAGTTGGTGCACATTTAGAGTATTGGGGAATATCCCCCAGTCGGATAACGGAACTTGATTGGTGGGAAGATTATCAGTTTACTCATGAAATTCTATTTACGGCAGCACCTGCGAGGCATTTTTCAGGACGAGGACTGGCAGATCGTTTTTCAACCTTGTGGGCGTCATGGATTATTGCAGGTTCAAAAACGAAACTGTTTTTTGGGGCTGATTCCGGCTATTATCCCGGGTTCATTAAAATAGGAGAGAAGTATGGCCCTTTTGATATAGCCATGCTTGAATGTGGACAATACAGTCAATATTGGCCATTTATCCACATGATGCCAGAGGAGACTCTCAAAGCTTCTGACGACTTAAAAGCGAAGGCATTGCTGCCCATTCATTGGGGGAAATACAAATTGAGTATTCATCCCTGGACCGAGCCAGTTGATCGTTTACTGGCTGCCCGGGATAACGAAAATACTGAAATTGTTACGCCACGAATAGGGCAGGTTTTCAACTTAAATTCGCCTTTTCCGAAGAAGCGATGGTGGAAAAATGAATATCACGAAAACTAA
- a CDS encoding RNA polymerase sigma factor RpoD/SigA encodes MRQLKITKSITNRESASLDKYLQEIGKEDLITVEEEVELAQRIKKGDQHALEKLTRANLRFVVSVAKQYQNQGLSLPDLINEGNLGLIKAAEKFDETRGFKFISYAVWWIRQSILQALAEQSRIVRLPLNQVGSLNKINKAFSKFEQENERKPSPEELADSLELPPEKVADTLRVSGRHISVDAPFVEGEDNSLLDVLVNNDSPNADRSLMMESLAREIERALATLTERESDIIRMFFGIGCQEMTLEEIGERFGLTRERVRQIKEKAIRRLRHTSRSKLLKTYLG; translated from the coding sequence ATGAGACAATTAAAGATTACAAAATCGATTACCAACCGTGAGAGTGCTTCACTTGACAAGTATTTGCAAGAAATTGGCAAGGAGGATCTGATTACAGTTGAAGAGGAAGTTGAATTAGCACAGCGGATTAAAAAAGGCGATCAACATGCGTTAGAAAAACTGACCCGCGCGAACTTGCGTTTCGTGGTTTCTGTTGCTAAACAGTATCAAAACCAAGGCTTAAGCCTTCCAGATTTAATTAACGAGGGAAATTTGGGACTGATTAAAGCAGCTGAAAAGTTTGACGAGACCCGTGGGTTTAAATTTATTTCTTACGCTGTGTGGTGGATTCGTCAATCTATCCTTCAGGCATTGGCTGAACAGTCGCGTATTGTTCGATTACCGCTTAACCAGGTAGGTTCGTTGAATAAAATCAACAAAGCATTTTCGAAATTCGAACAAGAAAACGAACGTAAACCGTCACCTGAAGAGCTAGCTGATTCATTGGAACTGCCTCCTGAGAAAGTTGCAGATACCTTGAGAGTGTCCGGACGCCATATTTCTGTTGATGCTCCTTTCGTTGAAGGAGAGGATAACAGCTTATTGGACGTGCTGGTAAACAACGACTCACCAAATGCAGACCGTAGTCTGATGATGGAGTCGCTTGCCCGTGAAATTGAGCGTGCTCTCGCTACCCTTACAGAACGCGAAAGTGACATCATTAGGATGTTCTTCGGAATTGGTTGCCAGGAAATGACCCTGGAAGAAATTGGAGAAAGATTCGGGTTGACCCGCGAAAGGGTGCGCCAGATAAAAGAAAAAGCAATCCGTCGATTGCGACACACATCCAGAAGTAAATTATTGAAAACATATCTTGGATAA
- a CDS encoding Do family serine endopeptidase — translation MKDYKKIGLTFIVALLGAFVAIWAYTSFFEKPEVITVQQDQAMRYASLPSAPQGEAPDLTYAAENSVHAVVHVKVTSKQEVQQYHSNPFYEWFYGDRNPRQQQPRLRQGAGSGVILSADGFIVTNNHVIDGADDIQVVLNDNRQYEAKLIGTDPTTDIAVLKIEEDDLPHLKFGNSDALKLGEWVLAVGNPFNLTSTVTAGIVSAKSRNIGINRVDMGIESFIQTDAAVNPGNSGGALVNMNGELVGINTAIASRTGSYAGYSFAVPASIVGKVVDDLKQFGQVQRALLGVMIQDVDAKLAEEKDIDVIEGVYIREVNENSAAEEADIESGDIILNVDGVTVNSTAQLQEQISQHRPGDVVKVLIKRDGNSKQIKVTLRNMHGDTEIVKASDNRFLGARFEQLTENEKYQLRISHGLKITDLSKGKLKDAGLKEGFIITDVNKEEVESVNDFKRIVNRADGGILIEGKYSTGEPAYFVFGTK, via the coding sequence ATGAAAGACTATAAAAAAATTGGACTAACATTCATCGTAGCGCTTTTGGGTGCTTTCGTTGCAATATGGGCCTACACTAGCTTTTTTGAGAAACCTGAGGTTATAACAGTGCAGCAGGATCAAGCAATGCGTTACGCCAGCTTGCCATCTGCTCCGCAGGGAGAGGCTCCGGATTTAACTTATGCGGCTGAAAATTCAGTTCATGCGGTTGTGCACGTAAAAGTAACCTCAAAACAAGAGGTCCAACAATATCATTCGAATCCTTTTTACGAATGGTTTTATGGCGATCGTAATCCACGCCAGCAGCAACCACGACTTCGGCAAGGAGCAGGCTCGGGGGTTATTCTTAGCGCGGACGGATTTATTGTCACCAATAACCATGTAATTGATGGTGCCGATGATATTCAGGTTGTTTTGAATGACAACCGACAGTATGAAGCAAAATTAATTGGAACAGATCCGACTACCGATATTGCAGTATTGAAGATAGAGGAAGATGACTTACCCCATTTGAAATTCGGGAATTCGGATGCCCTGAAATTGGGAGAGTGGGTATTAGCAGTTGGCAATCCTTTCAATCTTACATCAACGGTTACAGCTGGAATTGTAAGTGCAAAAAGTCGTAACATAGGAATCAATCGTGTTGATATGGGGATTGAGTCATTTATTCAAACAGATGCGGCAGTAAATCCAGGGAATAGCGGTGGCGCTTTAGTAAATATGAACGGCGAACTCGTTGGTATTAATACTGCCATTGCTTCGAGGACTGGTTCTTATGCTGGCTATTCATTTGCCGTGCCGGCGAGCATTGTAGGTAAGGTCGTCGACGATTTGAAGCAGTTTGGTCAAGTGCAACGCGCATTGCTTGGAGTTATGATTCAGGACGTTGATGCAAAACTAGCTGAAGAAAAAGATATAGATGTAATCGAAGGAGTTTATATTCGCGAAGTCAACGAAAATAGTGCTGCAGAAGAGGCTGATATTGAGTCGGGTGATATTATTTTAAATGTAGACGGAGTAACAGTTAACTCAACGGCACAGCTTCAGGAGCAAATTAGTCAGCATCGTCCGGGAGATGTCGTGAAAGTTTTGATAAAAAGAGACGGAAATTCGAAACAAATTAAGGTGACCCTTCGTAACATGCACGGAGATACAGAAATTGTTAAAGCTAGCGACAACAGATTTCTTGGTGCCAGGTTTGAACAACTAACAGAAAACGAAAAATACCAACTTCGCATAAGTCATGGGCTAAAGATTACAGATTTAAGTAAGGGAAAGTTGAAAGATGCTGGACTTAAAGAAGGTTTTATCATAACAGATGTGAACAAGGAAGAGGTTGAGTCGGTTAATGATTTTAAACGGATAGTTAACAGGGCTGATGGTGGTATTTTAATTGAAGGAAAGTATTCCACTGGAGAGCCGGCATATTTTGTGTTTGGCACCAAATAA